In a genomic window of Acidobacteriota bacterium:
- a CDS encoding metalloregulator ArsR/SmtB family transcription factor → MSSSPTALYRLLADEARLRLLRLLAAGRLNVSELTGILGIAQSGVSRHVGLLRDAGLVSEDREGGYTYLRIADDLRSARDGFGPLWSLLESQFAAMRGTPRVREDEARLQEVLRLRKENFDAHAGPDGKRAGQVVPGRSWAAWARALGHLLPPLEVADLGCGEGYLAIEAARFARRVIAIDRSPVVLKQAKSLAARRKIRNIAWKRGEIEQAPLADDSVDVAVLSQALHHAVSPAAALREAARVTRPGGRVLVLDLRRHEESWVRTRLGDKWLGFDDEELRRLLKGAGLEQVKVGVGARRTGDPFTVLVASGRKTAYTTKATKDTK, encoded by the coding sequence GTGAGTTCGAGCCCCACGGCGTTGTACCGGCTGCTCGCGGACGAAGCGAGGCTGCGGCTTCTGCGCCTCCTGGCCGCCGGGCGGCTGAACGTATCGGAGCTGACCGGCATCCTCGGCATCGCCCAGTCGGGCGTCTCGCGCCACGTCGGATTGCTCAGGGACGCCGGGCTGGTCAGCGAGGACAGAGAGGGGGGCTACACCTACCTCCGGATCGCGGACGACCTGCGGAGCGCGCGCGATGGCTTCGGCCCGCTGTGGTCGCTGCTCGAGTCCCAGTTCGCAGCGATGCGCGGCACGCCGCGCGTGCGCGAAGACGAGGCCAGGCTGCAGGAGGTGCTGCGGCTGCGGAAGGAGAACTTCGATGCGCACGCGGGGCCTGACGGGAAACGCGCGGGGCAGGTCGTCCCGGGCCGCAGCTGGGCGGCCTGGGCGCGCGCGCTCGGGCACCTGCTGCCCCCGCTCGAGGTCGCGGACCTCGGGTGCGGCGAAGGCTATCTCGCGATCGAGGCGGCGCGCTTCGCGAGACGGGTGATCGCGATCGACCGTTCGCCGGTCGTCCTCAAGCAGGCGAAGTCGCTTGCGGCTCGACGCAAGATCAGGAACATCGCCTGGAAGCGCGGCGAGATCGAACAAGCGCCGCTCGCCGACGATTCCGTGGATGTGGCGGTGCTCTCGCAGGCGCTGCACCACGCGGTGAGCCCCGCGGCCGCGCTGCGCGAGGCGGCCCGGGTGACCAGGCCGGGCGGCCGCGTCCTCGTGCTGGACCTGCGGCGTCACGAGGAGAGCTGGGTGCGCACGCGCCTCGGCGACAAGTGGCTCGGCTTCGACGACGAGGAACTGAGACGGCTCTTGAAGGGCGCCGGGCTGGAGCAGGTGAAGGTCGGCGTCGGCGCGCGCAGGACGGGTGACCCGTTCACCGTGCTCGTCGCGAGTGGCAGAAAGACGGCGTACACCACAAAGGCCACGAAGGACACGAAGTAG